TTATGCCTAGGTTTTCTACATCTTCTTTTGTCTTAACACATTCATCTATGCGAATAGCCATGTTTTCAGTATCTCTAGGCTTGCTGCTTGCATCCTTGAACACATGAACTGCTGGACTAGTGCTTAAAAATGTTCCTGTGTAAAGCTTTCCATCTCGAGTTTTTATTTGGCAGTATTCACCATCTAGTGTCGGTACTATCGGTCCTCCAACTAAAGTAAATTTAAGCTGACCATCTGATGTTATGGATCTTACCATAGCTCCTAATGTATCTACATGAGAAGAAAGCCCTATTACTCTGTCCTTTGATTTCCCTGCTATGCTTATAAATCCACAGCCTTTTTGGTTCACTGTCATTTCATATCCTAGCTCTTTTACCCAAGATTTCATTTCTTCAATTATTTCGTGACAAAATCCACTTGGACTATGAAACTCCATTAGGCTCTTTGCTGTGTTAAGAATATATTCTTTGTCGATATTATGAAAGTTCATATTTCCTCCTTAGTATATGTTTTTTCCCATTGTAATAATTGTAACAAATAATAATATACATAGAAAGAAATATTATAAATAAAAATAATTTTTTATATTAGCTTTTATATAGGATTACGTTAAGCCATTTTTCGTTTTCTCTACCTGCTCTTTTGTCTGATGTAATCCAGATTTCTTCAATTTTAAAAGGTGTTTTGGTATCTATTATATCCTTTACTAAGCTTTGAGTGTAAGAAGTAAACACTCTTCCATCCTCTACTTTTTCAGAATCACCATATTTAAGGGATATATATACATGACCTTCTGGCTTAAGTGCTTCATAAAATTTTAGCAAGACCTTTACAAAGGCTTTTCTAGTTAAATGTATAAGAGATGAACAGGCCCAAATGGCGTTAAAATCTTCATTATAATTTAGCTCTGTGAATTTCATATTTATAACTGATTTTCCTATAAAGCTACTTGCTCTTTGGGTCAATTTTTTACATCCATCAAAGCTAGTTACATCATAACCTTTTTCTAGGAAATGCTTGCTATCTCTTCCAGCGCCACATCCTGCATCTAATATATTATCTCCAGCTTTAAGATATACTTCAAATCTTTCATATACATCAGACATATCTATAAACAGAGTTTCGTCGGCATATGCATCTCCATTTTTTTCATAAAAAGTAATAGCTGCTTTTTCTTCCTTCCATGATCTATATGCATCAATATCTGCGGAAATTTGCTTAAATAAAAATCCAAAAATAACTACATCATCTACAAATCCACCTGGAATTAAATCTGGCAAAATATCAATTGGCGTTATAAAATATATAAGGCCTACAACTAATATCATAAGCGAACCCATAGGAATCTGCTTGTATTCTCCAGAAATCCAGTCCTTTAATAGTGAAAATACTATTTGAAGCTTGCTCCAAATTTCATCTATAGGTCCAATTCTATTTGCCTTAGCCTTATTCATAGCTTCTTCAAGTAGCTTTGATACCTTATTTTTATCTTTCAAAATTTCCATAGCTTTAGTCTCATTTTTTTTGTAGAAAAGCGATTTAAATTTAGTTATGATAGTCTCTACCATATTATTACTTATTCTCAATTCATCTCATCTCCATTTTTAATTAATTAATCTTATACAAAAACTCTCTCATATTCTGATATAATAATTATTATACTACAAATAAGTAGTTGATTATTGAAAATTATTTTACAAAAAAAGAACTCCATCCATTAAGGCAACTAAAGATTGCCAGTGAGTCTCTAAAACCTTGCTTATCCACAATAAAAATCTATTAAATTGGAGGTATTATAATATGTATGCAGCATTCGAAGGACATAGTCCTGTAATTGATAATAAATGTTTTGTAGCTGATGGCTGTCAGGTCATTGGAAATGTAGAAATGTTAGAATACAGTAG
The sequence above is a segment of the Acetoanaerobium noterae genome. Coding sequences within it:
- a CDS encoding methyltransferase domain-containing protein, whose amino-acid sequence is MRISNNMVETIITKFKSLFYKKNETKAMEILKDKNKVSKLLEEAMNKAKANRIGPIDEIWSKLQIVFSLLKDWISGEYKQIPMGSLMILVVGLIYFITPIDILPDLIPGGFVDDVVIFGFLFKQISADIDAYRSWKEEKAAITFYEKNGDAYADETLFIDMSDVYERFEVYLKAGDNILDAGCGAGRDSKHFLEKGYDVTSFDGCKKLTQRASSFIGKSVINMKFTELNYNEDFNAIWACSSLIHLTRKAFVKVLLKFYEALKPEGHVYISLKYGDSEKVEDGRVFTSYTQSLVKDIIDTKTPFKIEEIWITSDKRAGRENEKWLNVILYKS